From one Bacteroidota bacterium genomic stretch:
- a CDS encoding DUF5687 family protein yields MHLYLLLIKNHWHFFWRSVKRKHRWLTIIAVSMVLIYLTFVLVGMGIFFKEVLTGSQAGDDPIGFINRYLLEIFIGLFSLRFFLQQGPKVTFHAIWSTF; encoded by the coding sequence ATGCACCTCTATCTTTTACTCATAAAAAACCACTGGCATTTCTTTTGGCGGTCGGTCAAGCGTAAACATCGCTGGCTGACCATCATTGCTGTCTCTATGGTTTTAATTTACCTGACGTTTGTACTCGTTGGGATGGGTATCTTTTTCAAAGAGGTATTGACAGGATCACAAGCTGGCGATGACCCAATTGGGTTTATCAACAGGTACCTGCTTGAGATATTTATCGGACTGTTTTCCCTTCGCTTCTTTCTGCAGCAAGGGCCAAAAGTAACGTTCCACGCGATTTGGAGTACATTCTAG